Below is a genomic region from Oculatellaceae cyanobacterium.
AACTAAATCTGTATCTTTAAGAGGTATAGGTGAAGCCATATATATTTTTGTAAGAATTATCTAATAGCAGAATAATTGAAGTTCTGCTATAGCTAATCCCTCTGGAGTTAGAAAGTTAAACAATCTACAACACCTGTAAGCATTACAAAATATTGTCAAGCAGTTATGACTGCTAATTGATAATTGTTAATTGTCAACGTTGCCAATATTTGTAAACTGCATTAGCAAGGGTGACAACACCAGTAAGAATTGCAGATTCATCAACTTGAAACTGTGGATGGTGCAATGGGTAGTTATTTCTGTCAGGATACCCGACACCCAAGCGAAACATCATTCCAGGCGCGTGTTCTAAATATAGAGAAAAATCTTCTGCACCTAATGAAGGCTCTGGTAAAATTTGAACGCGATCGCTTCCCCAAGCTTCTCTTGCTGCTCCCTCCACCAACTGCGTCAGCATAGTATCATTTTGTACAGAAGGCACACCCCGCTCATACTTCACTTCACAGGTAGCGCCGTAGGTGTGGCAGACATTTTTAACAATCTGCTCAATCCATTCTGGTAAATTGGCGTGGGTTTCTGGATGTAGCGATCGCACAGTTCCCACCAACTCTACATGATCTGCGATCACATTCGCTGCCCTGCCGCCATTAATTTTACCAATAGTTAACACTACCGGACGCAAAGGATTCTGTGTACGACTGATAGCTTGCTGAAGCGTAGTAATCACTTGTGAAGCAATCCAAATTGCATCAATTGCCTCATGGGGACGCGCACCATGCCCAGATTCTCCCATAATTGTAATTTCTAAATGATCTGCCGCCGCCGTCAACGCGCCATAGCGAATACCTACCGAACCTGCGGGGATAGAAGGGAAAACGTGAACGCTCAAAATCCCGTTGACTTTTTCCATCACGCCATCTGCTACCATCCAGCTAGCGCCTAAAGAAATTTCCTCTGCTGGTTGAAATAAAAACCGCACATTTCCTGGTAAGTTTTCTTCAAGCTGCGACAGTACCATTGCCGTACCTAAACCTACCGTCGTGTGAACATCATGCCCACAAGCGTGCATAATTCCTGGTTGACGGGAAGAAAAATCTAGTCCTGTGCGTTCAGTAATGGGCAACGCATCCATATCTGTACGAATTGCCAGCAACCGCGAGTCTGTACCATCACCTTTTAATTCCCCGACCACACCAGTTTTACCCACAGATTCTTGCACATG
It encodes:
- a CDS encoding M20 family metallopeptidase, whose product is MLTRIKEIAEKLAPRLIEIRRHIHSHPELSGQEYQTAAYVAGVLSSCGIHVQESVGKTGVVGELKGDGTDSRLLAIRTDMDALPITERTGLDFSSRQPGIMHACGHDVHTTVGLGTAMVLSQLEENLPGNVRFLFQPAEEISLGASWMVADGVMEKVNGILSVHVFPSIPAGSVGIRYGALTAAADHLEITIMGESGHGARPHEAIDAIWIASQVITTLQQAISRTQNPLRPVVLTIGKINGGRAANVIADHVELVGTVRSLHPETHANLPEWIEQIVKNVCHTYGATCEVKYERGVPSVQNDTMLTQLVEGAAREAWGSDRVQILPEPSLGAEDFSLYLEHAPGMMFRLGVGYPDRNNYPLHHPQFQVDESAILTGVVTLANAVYKYWQR